CCCACCGCGATGATGGGTGCGCCGATGACGACGCCTAGCGCATAGCCGGTGACCAGAAGACCTGCGGCGGGGATCGACACGCCGAGGTCGGCGGCGACCTCAGGCAACAGGCCCATGATCACGAATTCGGTGGTGCCGATGCAAAAAGATGCAACGGCCAGAGCGAGGATCGGCAAGGGCATGGGCGGACTCGGGGGAACTGAAACGATTTAGGCCTACAATTTCCTCATGTCCGTCGCGGCACAAGCGACGTTGTCGCATTGCAGCAATGCATCCGGCGCATGGCAGACATACGCAAGGCGCAAGCTACGACGATCAGGTTTGCTGGGTGAGGTCGCGTCGGAGAAATTCGTAGAGCCGGTCGACTGCCGAATTGGCGGCTTGCGGGTTGCGCAATATGCCGATTTCCATCTCGGGCAGCGGCGGCAGGCCCTCGTTTTCGCCAATGACGCGCAGGCCGGGGGGCACGCTGCGCTGGGCGAGCCCGGCCACGGCGAGACCCGCCTGAACCACGGCGATCAGACCTAGCAGGCTGGCGCTGGAATAGGTGCAGCGGAACGATCGGTCGGCGGCACCCAGCACCTGCAGCACGCTCTTTCGCGCGACGCAACCGGGCTCGAACAGCGCAACAGGCAGCGGATCGATCTCCCAGGCGACATGGTTGGGCGAGGCGACCCAGACCAGGCGCTCGCGCTGCAGCACCTCGATCGCCTGCTCCGGACCACGGGTGATGATGGCGAGGTCCAGCTTGCCGTCGGCGAAGGTCTTTACCAGCGATGTCGATTGTTCGCAGATCAACTCCACCGTCACCAGCGGGTGGGCGGCGGCGAAGCGCGACAGCACCGTCGGCAGCAGGAAAGCAGCATAGTCGTCCGGCACGCCGAGGCGTACGCTGCCGGCTTCCTCGGGCCGGGTAACGCTGGCCCAGGCTTCGTCGGACAGTTTCAGCAGCCGCCTGGAGTAGACCAGAAGCTCCTCGCCGATGGCGTTGGGCAGCACCGCGCGGGGGCCGCGCACCAGAAGTTTCTTGCCGACCGACTGTTCCAACCGCTGCATCTGCATGCTGATGGCCGACTGGCTGCGCCCGACCCGCGCCGCGGCATGGGAGAAGCTGCCGCTGTCGGCAACGGCGACGAAGGTCCTGAGCAGGTCGAGGTCGAGCGGCATCGCCATGGCGCTATCAGCATTTCGAATAGGGTTCGCCAAATCTATTCGTTTGAATGAATTCGTCAATCTGGGCTTGCTTGGCCATCGCCACCGGACGACGCTCATGACCAACGCTTCCCGATTTCCCGCCCTGAACCTCGCAATCGCCATGGCGATTGCTGGCACTGTCGGCGCCTTCGTCACAGAAGCAGGCGTCGACCCTGTCACAACGGTGTTCTGGCGCTGCCTGTTCGGCTCGATGTTCCTCGGCGCCTGGTGCCTTGTACGCGGCTATCTTCCCGACCGGTCGTTGTCGCGGGGCCGTCTGGCACGCGCGGCACTTTGCGGCGTCTGCATGGTGCTGAGCTGGACGGCCTTCTTCGCCGGTTTCGCCAAGACCTCGATTGCGGTGATGACCATCGTCTATCACATCCAGCCGTTCTTCGTGGTGCTGATCGGCGTTCTGTTCCTCAAGGAGCGCGTTACCAAAGACCAGATCGCCTGGATGGCCGCTGCCTTTTTTGGCGTCGTGCTGGCCAGCGGCCTCGTCGTCTCCGACAATCCGGTCACGACCACCTGGATGATCGGCATCGCCATGGCGCTCGGCGGCGCCTCCCTCTACGCAGTGGTGACGATCCTGGCCAAGGGCCTGGGCGAGCAACGGCCCGAGGTCACGGTGCTATGCCAGACGGCGGTCGGCGTGGCCATGCTGGCACCATTCGCCAACTTTTCCGATCCAATTGCGTTGACGTCCTGGGGCTGGCTGGTCGGCATCGGCGTTTTGCACACAGGCATCGCCTATGTGATGATGTTCTCGTCCTATCCGAGGCTGACGACGCCTGTCATCGGCGTGCTCACCTTCATCTACCCCGTCGTCGCCATCATCATCGACTGGACGGTCTACGGCCACCCGATCGGCATCGCCCAGGGCATTGGCATGGTCCTGATTGCAATCGCCACACTCGGCGTACGGCTTGGCTGGCGCGTTTCCGTTCGTCGGACGGGCACAGCCTTGGCCGCCAGAAATGAAAGGGGCGCCTGAGGCGCCCCTTCCGATATCGATGACTTGAGACCTAGTTCTGCTTCGGCAGCCTGTAGGCGACGATGTAGTCGCCGCGGTCGGGCGACTGGCGCGCCCCGCCGGCGGAGATGACGACAAGCTGCGCTCCGCTTTCGGGCGAGACGAAGGTCATCGGCGTGGCCTGTGCGCCGACCGGCAGGCGGCCTTTCCACAGTTCCTTGCCGGTCTCGACGTCGAGCGCACGCAGATAGTAGTCCTGCGTGCCGGCGTAGAAGACG
The nucleotide sequence above comes from Aminobacter aminovorans. Encoded proteins:
- a CDS encoding LysR substrate-binding domain-containing protein — encoded protein: MAMPLDLDLLRTFVAVADSGSFSHAAARVGRSQSAISMQMQRLEQSVGKKLLVRGPRAVLPNAIGEELLVYSRRLLKLSDEAWASVTRPEEAGSVRLGVPDDYAAFLLPTVLSRFAAAHPLVTVELICEQSTSLVKTFADGKLDLAIITRGPEQAIEVLQRERLVWVASPNHVAWEIDPLPVALFEPGCVARKSVLQVLGAADRSFRCTYSSASLLGLIAVVQAGLAVAGLAQRSVPPGLRVIGENEGLPPLPEMEIGILRNPQAANSAVDRLYEFLRRDLTQQT
- a CDS encoding DMT family transporter, producing MTNASRFPALNLAIAMAIAGTVGAFVTEAGVDPVTTVFWRCLFGSMFLGAWCLVRGYLPDRSLSRGRLARAALCGVCMVLSWTAFFAGFAKTSIAVMTIVYHIQPFFVVLIGVLFLKERVTKDQIAWMAAAFFGVVLASGLVVSDNPVTTTWMIGIAMALGGASLYAVVTILAKGLGEQRPEVTVLCQTAVGVAMLAPFANFSDPIALTSWGWLVGIGVLHTGIAYVMMFSSYPRLTTPVIGVLTFIYPVVAIIIDWTVYGHPIGIAQGIGMVLIAIATLGVRLGWRVSVRRTGTALAARNERGA